In a single window of the Balaenoptera acutorostrata chromosome 3, mBalAcu1.1, whole genome shotgun sequence genome:
- the LOC103015041 gene encoding cytochrome b-c1 complex subunit 10-like, producing the protein MLSRFLALRSWELARNWISTMGTWGAVGTVGLLWSTDWWLILDWVTYIKGKFKKDD; encoded by the coding sequence ATGCTGAGCAGGTTCCTTGCCCTGCGCTCCTGGGAACTGGCCAGAAACTGGATTTCCACCATGGGCACGTGGGGTGCGGTGGGCACTGTGGGGCTGCTGTGGTCCACCGACTGGTGGCTGATTCTGGACTGGGTGACCTACATCAAGGGCAAGTTTAAGAAGGATGATTAA